One genomic region from Fictibacillus marinisediminis encodes:
- the xerC gene encoding tyrosine recombinase XerC codes for MDLNDRYLKMFIEYLQIEKNSSHHTTENYEKAILHFKTFMKQQAIEGFAAVSYLLVRHYLTWLHEQSYSRRTVAKKISSLRSFYRFLNREKIVEHNPFAAASLPKKGQSIPHFIYEEELAQLFHVSDLSDPLGQRNQAILELLYGTGIRVSECCKIQLDDIDFYIETVLIKGKGKKERYVPLGSYAIEALTRYIEDGRKQLAEKAGQPVKTLFLNYKGGSLSARSVRNVLNSMIQQTTLTVHISPHVLRHTFATHLLNEGADLRAVQELLGHSHLSSTQIYTHVTKEHLKKIYNNAHPRA; via the coding sequence GTGGATTTAAATGACCGCTATTTGAAGATGTTTATCGAGTATTTGCAAATAGAAAAAAATAGTTCACATCATACAACGGAAAATTACGAAAAAGCGATCTTACACTTCAAGACGTTTATGAAACAGCAAGCAATCGAAGGATTCGCTGCTGTTTCTTATCTTTTGGTGAGACATTATTTGACATGGCTTCACGAGCAGTCCTATTCCAGAAGGACGGTCGCCAAAAAAATTTCGTCTCTCCGAAGCTTTTATCGTTTTCTTAACCGGGAAAAGATTGTTGAACATAATCCGTTTGCTGCCGCATCTCTGCCCAAAAAAGGCCAGAGCATTCCCCATTTTATCTATGAGGAAGAACTGGCACAGCTTTTTCATGTCAGTGACCTGTCTGATCCGCTGGGTCAGAGAAATCAGGCCATCTTGGAGCTTCTTTACGGGACAGGGATCAGGGTGAGTGAATGCTGCAAGATCCAGCTCGATGACATCGATTTTTACATAGAAACGGTGCTCATTAAAGGAAAAGGTAAAAAAGAAAGGTATGTGCCTCTAGGCAGCTATGCGATAGAAGCATTGACTCGTTATATTGAAGATGGAAGAAAACAGCTTGCAGAGAAAGCCGGCCAGCCTGTAAAAACACTGTTCCTTAACTATAAAGGAGGTTCTCTTTCTGCACGTTCCGTCAGAAATGTATTAAACAGCATGATTCAGCAGACGACGTTAACCGTACATATCAGCCCTCACGTCCTGCGCCACACGTTTGCGACCCATTTATTAAACGAAGGCGCTGATCTGAGGGCCGTGCAGGAATTGCTCGGACACTCTCATCTTTCGTCTACACAGATCTATACTCATGTCACAAAAGAACATTTGAAAAAAATTTATAATAACGCTCATCCTCGTGCATAA
- the hslV gene encoding ATP-dependent protease subunit HslV, producing the protein MTHTFHATTIFAVHHNGQFAMSGDGQVTFGNAVVMKHSAKKVRRLFGGKVLAGFAGSVADAFTLYEKFEAKLEEYSGNLARASVELAKEWRTDQVLRKLEAMLIVMNKESLLLISGTGEVIEPDDGILSIGSGGNYALAAGRALKRNAPHLSAAEIARAALEIAGEICVYTNDQIILEEL; encoded by the coding sequence ATGACCCATACATTCCATGCAACGACTATTTTTGCCGTTCACCATAATGGACAGTTTGCAATGTCAGGCGATGGCCAGGTTACCTTTGGCAATGCCGTAGTCATGAAGCATTCTGCCAAGAAGGTTAGAAGACTCTTCGGTGGAAAAGTACTCGCCGGATTTGCAGGTTCAGTTGCGGATGCTTTTACGCTGTATGAAAAATTCGAAGCCAAACTGGAGGAATACAGTGGCAACCTCGCACGCGCCAGTGTCGAACTCGCTAAAGAATGGCGTACTGACCAGGTGCTGAGGAAGCTTGAAGCCATGCTGATCGTCATGAACAAAGAAAGTCTCCTGCTCATTTCTGGAACCGGGGAGGTCATCGAACCGGATGATGGCATTCTTTCGATCGGATCCGGAGGCAATTATGCGCTTGCTGCTGGAAGGGCTCTGAAAAGAAATGCTCCTCATCTGTCAGCTGCCGAAATCGCAAGAGCGGCTTTGGAAATTGCCGGTGAAATCTGTGTTTATACAAACGACCAAATTATTTTGGAAGAGCTGTAG
- the hslU gene encoding HslU--HslV peptidase ATPase subunit, whose protein sequence is MNTHLTPRQIVEKLDQYIIGQKDAKKAVAVALRNRYRRGLLDEKLRDEISPKNILMIGPTGVGKTEIARRLAKLVNAPFIKVEATKFTEVGYVGRDVESMVRDLVETSIRLVKEQKMHDVKDKAEENANKRLVELLVPGKQKESSYKNPLEMFFGSNNSNNAQAPSDKEDDASISQQRRQMAHKLALGELENHLVTVEVEEQNHSMMDMFQGAGLDQLGINMQDMLGGIVPKKKKKRKLAVSEARKVLTQDEAAKLIDMDEVTSDAVYKTEQTGIIFIDEIDKIAGKNQNSADVSREGVQRDILPIVEGSTVMTKYGSIKTDHILFISAGAFHMAKPSDLIPELQGRFPIRVELEKLSVEDFTRILIEPDNALLKQYKALLATEGINLEFSDEAISKIAGIAFQVNQETDNIGARRLHTILERLLEDLSFEAPDVTMNAIKITPEYVEEKLATIAKNKDLSQYIL, encoded by the coding sequence GTGAACACACATTTAACTCCAAGGCAGATCGTTGAGAAGCTTGATCAGTATATCATCGGCCAAAAAGATGCGAAAAAAGCGGTAGCTGTTGCATTAAGGAACAGGTACCGAAGAGGATTACTCGATGAAAAGCTTAGAGACGAGATCTCTCCTAAAAACATTCTGATGATCGGGCCGACCGGTGTCGGAAAAACCGAGATTGCAAGAAGGCTGGCGAAGCTCGTGAACGCCCCTTTTATTAAAGTGGAAGCTACCAAGTTTACTGAAGTAGGTTATGTCGGCCGGGACGTTGAATCCATGGTCCGGGACCTTGTGGAGACATCGATCCGTCTTGTTAAGGAACAAAAAATGCATGATGTAAAAGATAAAGCGGAAGAGAACGCCAATAAACGGCTTGTTGAACTATTGGTTCCTGGAAAACAAAAAGAATCATCCTATAAAAATCCGCTCGAAATGTTTTTTGGTTCGAACAACAGCAATAATGCACAAGCTCCTAGCGACAAAGAAGATGATGCATCAATCAGCCAGCAGCGCAGGCAGATGGCCCATAAACTCGCTCTTGGAGAGCTTGAGAACCATCTTGTAACCGTTGAAGTGGAAGAACAGAACCATTCCATGATGGATATGTTTCAAGGCGCAGGACTTGACCAGCTCGGCATTAACATGCAAGATATGCTTGGAGGCATCGTCCCCAAGAAAAAGAAAAAACGCAAACTGGCGGTCTCCGAGGCCAGAAAAGTGCTCACCCAGGATGAAGCTGCCAAGCTGATCGACATGGATGAAGTCACAAGTGATGCGGTTTACAAAACCGAACAAACAGGTATTATATTTATTGATGAGATTGATAAGATCGCAGGTAAGAACCAAAACAGCGCAGATGTTTCCCGAGAAGGTGTACAGCGTGATATCTTGCCGATCGTTGAAGGATCTACCGTCATGACAAAATACGGATCCATCAAGACAGATCATATTCTGTTCATCTCAGCAGGTGCGTTTCATATGGCTAAACCCTCAGATCTCATACCTGAGCTGCAGGGCCGTTTTCCAATCAGGGTAGAACTTGAAAAGCTGTCTGTCGAGGATTTTACCCGGATCTTAATAGAGCCGGATAATGCTCTTTTAAAACAATACAAAGCATTGCTTGCAACAGAAGGTATAAATCTTGAATTTTCTGACGAAGCTATTTCTAAGATTGCAGGTATTGCTTTCCAAGTGAATCAGGAAACCGACAATATTGGTGCTAGAAGACTTCATACCATCCTGGAGCGATTGCTAGAAGATCTGTCCTTTGAAGCACCTGATGTAACAATGAATGCCATAAAGATCACACCAGAGTACGTAGAAGAAAAACTTGCGACAATCGCAAAGAATAAGGATTTAAGCCAGTATATCCTGTAG
- the codY gene encoding GTP-sensing pleiotropic transcriptional regulator CodY has protein sequence MNLLEKTRKLNAMLQQSGGKPVNFKEMAETLRDVIEANVFVVSRRGKLLGISLKQEIENERMKKMLEERQFPSEYTKGLFNVTETSSNLDIASEYTAFPVENKELFSSGLTTIVPIIGGAERLGTLILSRLSNSFNDDDLLLAEYGATVVGMEILHEKAEEIEEEARNKAVVQMAISSLSYSELEAIEHIFEELEGNEGLLVASKIADRVGITRSVIVNALRKLESAGVIESRSLGMKGTYIKVLNDKFLLELSKLKTS, from the coding sequence ATGAATTTATTAGAAAAAACAAGAAAGCTGAATGCGATGCTGCAACAATCCGGAGGAAAGCCAGTCAATTTTAAAGAAATGGCGGAAACTCTCAGGGATGTTATCGAAGCCAATGTTTTTGTTGTCAGCAGAAGAGGAAAGCTTCTTGGTATTTCTTTGAAACAAGAAATTGAAAATGAGAGAATGAAAAAAATGCTCGAGGAACGACAATTTCCTTCCGAGTACACAAAAGGTTTGTTTAATGTTACAGAAACATCATCTAACTTGGACATCGCAAGTGAATATACGGCTTTTCCGGTAGAGAACAAAGAACTCTTCTCTTCTGGATTAACGACCATTGTTCCCATTATCGGTGGAGCAGAGCGTCTTGGAACGCTGATTCTTTCCCGCCTTTCCAATTCTTTCAATGACGATGATCTGTTGCTTGCTGAATATGGAGCCACTGTTGTTGGAATGGAAATTCTGCATGAAAAAGCAGAAGAGATTGAAGAAGAAGCTAGAAATAAGGCTGTCGTTCAAATGGCGATCAGTTCACTTTCATATAGTGAACTAGAAGCAATTGAGCACATTTTCGAAGAGCTTGAAGGAAACGAAGGCTTGCTAGTCGCAAGTAAGATCGCTGACCGTGTTGGGATTACCCGCTCTGTTATCGTAAATGCTCTTCGTAAACTCGAGAGTGCTGGTGTTATCGAATCCCGTTCACTCGGTATGAAAGGCACATACATTAAAGTGCTTAACGATAAATTTTTACTCGAATTATCAAAACTTAAAACAAGCTGA
- the flgB gene encoding flagellar basal body rod protein FlgB yields MVMFSSPIFQMLERGLDATALKQKTITDNLANINTPNYKAKKVEFQTVLDGSLTAYRTSSRHVPFSTSGGQSMALIRDSSTMMNNNGNNVDLDKEMADLAKNQILNQALVQRLNGKFNSLQMVIKGGK; encoded by the coding sequence ATAGTAATGTTTTCAAGTCCTATTTTTCAAATGCTCGAAAGAGGCTTAGATGCCACAGCGTTAAAACAAAAAACAATCACTGACAATCTGGCAAATATCAATACGCCAAACTACAAAGCAAAGAAGGTAGAGTTTCAAACTGTGCTGGATGGAAGTTTAACAGCTTACCGCACGAGCAGCAGGCATGTTCCATTCAGTACGTCTGGAGGCCAAAGCATGGCCTTGATAAGGGACAGCAGTACAATGATGAACAACAACGGGAACAATGTGGATTTAGATAAAGAGATGGCCGATCTGGCGAAGAACCAGATCTTGAACCAGGCCCTGGTTCAAAGGCTGAACGGAAAATTCAATTCACTGCAAATGGTTATTAAAGGGGGCAAGTAA
- the flgC gene encoding flagellar basal body rod protein FlgC: MGMFDALNNSASALTAQRLKMDVVSSNIANADSTRGKLVNGKWEPYRRKMVVTEPNGSSFNTMFQTAVDSRSGGTGGGVKVDGIVDDQTPFKMVYQPDHPDADKNGYIKLPNVDPLKEMVDLVSSTRSYEANVTALNAAKGMYLKALEIGR, encoded by the coding sequence ATGGGTATGTTCGATGCATTAAACAATTCCGCTTCAGCTCTAACAGCACAGCGCCTGAAAATGGATGTAGTGTCCTCCAACATTGCAAACGCAGATTCAACGAGAGGAAAACTGGTTAATGGAAAGTGGGAGCCTTACCGGAGGAAAATGGTCGTCACAGAACCGAATGGATCTTCATTCAACACGATGTTTCAAACAGCCGTTGACAGCCGCTCAGGAGGTACAGGTGGAGGAGTAAAGGTTGATGGAATAGTAGATGATCAAACACCATTTAAAATGGTTTATCAGCCTGATCATCCGGATGCGGATAAGAACGGTTATATAAAACTTCCTAATGTGGATCCTTTAAAAGAAATGGTAGATCTAGTGAGTTCTACCCGGTCATATGAAGCCAACGTGACGGCATTGAATGCAGCCAAGGGAATGTATTTAAAAGCTTTGGAAATAGGCAGATAA
- the fliE gene encoding flagellar hook-basal body complex protein FliE, whose amino-acid sequence MNTINVTSAAGLVKNAYSAGKQTPADAQKSFAGMLNHMLHKVNDSQTASNTATENLVIGKTTDLHQVMIAAEKASLTLQTTLEIRNKVIEAYQEVMRTQM is encoded by the coding sequence ATGAATACTATCAATGTTACATCAGCAGCAGGCCTGGTAAAGAATGCGTATTCCGCCGGAAAGCAAACTCCTGCAGACGCTCAGAAATCATTCGCGGGCATGCTGAACCACATGCTCCATAAAGTCAATGACTCACAGACGGCATCCAACACTGCTACTGAAAATCTGGTAATCGGCAAGACTACCGATCTTCATCAAGTCATGATTGCTGCGGAGAAAGCCAGCTTAACCTTGCAAACAACATTGGAAATCAGGAATAAGGTCATAGAGGCTTATCAAGAGGTAATGCGTACACAAATGTAG
- the fliF gene encoding flagellar basal-body MS-ring/collar protein FliF — translation MIEKLKSTMNRIYVNFKERPKKQKIILISSIAFVIIAAAFLFTFIAKPKLVPLYSDLSPQEAGQIKESLDSKGITSELSNGGKVISVPQGVVDQLKVELASEGIPKSGSIDYSYFGENKGFGMTDNEFSVLEKEATQTEIEKLIKSINGVEEASVMITTPDKSIWVNDQKDTSSASVVLTLKPGYKLDQSQVKSLYHLVSKSVPNLPVENIVISDQYSNTFSLDQTNSNSDMTAYEEQRQIKQDIERDLQTRVQQMLGTIMGPDKVVATVTADIDFTKEKREEKLVEPVDKDKMEGIKLSAEKVKETFTGNGTVPGGVDNTGQSDVPTYQGGANGSNGDYEKEEDRINYEVNRIKRQIVKSPYEIKDLGIQVMVEPPKPNDPTSLQQGTLNDIQQMLGNIVRTSISKDTAANLSQQQVNQKIFVSAKPFNGKQRTAASANSAIPVWIYIAGGILLVVIILLLILLLRKRRQEEEPVSEDVVFEQEFFNIPDVNMDRESEGTVRKEQLEKMAKEKPEEFAKLLRTWLSEE, via the coding sequence ATGATTGAAAAACTGAAGAGCACTATGAACAGAATCTATGTGAATTTTAAAGAGCGCCCTAAAAAGCAAAAGATCATTTTGATCAGTTCCATCGCATTTGTTATTATAGCAGCCGCATTTCTGTTTACGTTTATAGCAAAACCGAAGCTAGTCCCGTTATATTCTGACCTATCTCCCCAGGAAGCCGGTCAAATTAAAGAAAGCCTTGATTCAAAAGGAATCACATCCGAGCTTTCTAATGGAGGCAAGGTCATCTCTGTTCCTCAAGGTGTAGTTGACCAGCTGAAAGTCGAACTTGCTTCAGAGGGCATACCGAAAAGTGGAAGCATTGATTACTCTTACTTCGGAGAGAACAAAGGGTTCGGGATGACGGACAATGAGTTCAGCGTTTTAGAAAAAGAAGCAACACAGACAGAGATCGAAAAGTTGATCAAAAGCATAAATGGTGTAGAAGAAGCCAGTGTGATGATCACAACACCGGATAAGAGCATCTGGGTGAATGACCAGAAAGATACCTCTTCAGCGTCAGTCGTTTTAACACTGAAGCCAGGGTATAAACTTGATCAAAGCCAAGTTAAATCACTGTACCATCTGGTTTCTAAAAGCGTTCCGAATCTGCCGGTCGAGAATATCGTCATATCCGATCAATATTCCAATACCTTTTCGCTTGACCAGACAAACTCGAATTCCGATATGACGGCATACGAAGAACAGCGCCAGATCAAGCAGGATATCGAACGTGATCTGCAAACGAGGGTGCAGCAGATGCTCGGTACGATCATGGGACCGGATAAAGTTGTGGCCACCGTTACAGCTGATATTGATTTTACAAAAGAAAAAAGAGAAGAAAAACTCGTTGAGCCTGTCGATAAGGACAAGATGGAAGGCATAAAGCTGAGTGCTGAAAAAGTCAAAGAAACGTTCACAGGGAACGGAACGGTTCCTGGAGGGGTCGACAACACAGGCCAGAGCGATGTGCCAACCTATCAGGGCGGAGCGAACGGATCCAACGGCGATTATGAAAAAGAAGAAGACAGAATCAACTACGAGGTTAACCGGATAAAAAGACAGATCGTTAAAAGTCCTTACGAGATTAAAGATCTGGGCATTCAGGTTATGGTAGAGCCGCCTAAGCCAAACGATCCAACTTCACTGCAGCAAGGAACACTGAATGACATCCAGCAGATGCTTGGAAATATTGTCAGGACCAGCATCTCAAAAGATACAGCCGCAAACCTGTCGCAGCAGCAGGTCAACCAAAAGATATTTGTTTCAGCCAAACCGTTTAATGGCAAGCAGCGGACGGCGGCATCGGCTAACTCAGCTATTCCGGTTTGGATCTACATTGCTGGCGGAATTCTGCTGGTCGTTATCATTCTTCTCTTAATCCTTCTTCTCAGGAAAAGGAGGCAGGAAGAAGAGCCGGTATCAGAAGATGTCGTGTTCGAGCAAGAGTTCTTTAATATACCAGATGTGAACATGGACCGGGAATCTGAGGGAACAGTCCGAAAAGAACAACTTGAAAAAATGGCAAAGGAAAAGCCTGAAGAGTTTGCCAAGCTGCTCCGCACGTGGCTATCCGAAGAATAG
- the fliG gene encoding flagellar motor switch protein FliG, with protein MAKAAKELNGKEKAAMLMISMGPDVAAQVYKHLNEDEIERLTLHISQIRKVDSEVKENIIEQFHQIALAQDYISQGGIGYAKTVLEKAVGRSEAMDIINRLTSTLQVRPFDFARKADPGQILNFIQNEHPQTIALILSYLDSSQAGQILSELPQELQGDIARRIAIMDRTSPEIINEVEQILERKLSATVSQDFTQAGGVESVVDVLNGVDRATEKTILDALEIQDPELAEEIKKRMFVFEDIVILDNRAIQRVIREVQNEDMLLALKAASEEVKEILFQNMSQRMAENFKEEMEFMGPVRLRDVEEAQSGIVGIIRKLEDAGEVVIARGGGDDIIV; from the coding sequence ATGGCAAAAGCTGCCAAGGAATTGAATGGAAAAGAAAAAGCTGCCATGCTGATGATTTCTATGGGACCCGATGTGGCAGCCCAGGTATACAAGCACTTAAATGAAGATGAGATCGAGCGCCTGACGCTACACATCTCACAAATTAGAAAAGTAGATTCAGAAGTGAAAGAGAACATTATTGAACAATTTCATCAGATCGCACTTGCACAGGATTATATCTCTCAGGGGGGGATCGGTTACGCTAAAACTGTCCTGGAAAAGGCTGTAGGCCGGTCGGAAGCGATGGATATCATCAACAGGCTTACATCCACCCTCCAAGTGCGGCCGTTTGATTTTGCAAGAAAAGCAGATCCTGGACAGATTCTTAATTTCATACAGAATGAACATCCACAGACTATTGCTTTGATCCTGTCCTATCTGGATTCATCTCAGGCTGGACAGATTCTTTCAGAACTTCCTCAGGAGCTGCAGGGGGATATCGCGAGAAGGATCGCCATTATGGACCGCACCTCTCCAGAGATCATTAACGAAGTAGAGCAGATCCTTGAACGAAAACTCTCTGCTACCGTAAGCCAGGACTTCACGCAGGCTGGCGGTGTGGAATCTGTTGTGGATGTTCTGAATGGAGTAGACCGGGCGACGGAAAAAACGATTCTTGATGCGCTTGAGATTCAAGACCCGGAGCTTGCAGAAGAAATCAAGAAGAGAATGTTTGTATTTGAAGATATTGTCATCCTTGATAACCGTGCCATCCAGCGCGTGATCAGAGAAGTGCAGAACGAAGATATGCTTCTTGCACTTAAAGCAGCAAGTGAAGAAGTGAAAGAAATTTTGTTCCAAAACATGTCCCAGCGTATGGCGGAGAATTTCAAAGAAGAGATGGAATTTATGGGACCAGTCAGGCTGCGTGATGTAGAAGAAGCTCAATCCGGAATTGTCGGAATCATTCGGAAACTGGAGGATGCAGGAGAAGTCGTGATCGCAAGAGGCGGAGGAGATGACATTATTGTCTAG
- the fliH gene encoding flagellar assembly protein FliH yields MSRIIKSSLAETQDLNRTIGIKKIQQKIMVQEHLTPESRMEISKQKAQNILEEAERSYEEMTARMAKERSEHEAFLENSKKEWNGQVIIERDEARKEGFHEGYEAGLIEGRTSYESLLDHARETVERSKQDYQQRVESAEPVIIELAAKMARKLVGELLKENKEAWTVVLKGLIKEVRDYPEVKLYVHPYWYETTLNAKQEIQNVLMHTSVLYIYPDEKLSENGCVVEFPFGRIEGGMDSQLNELKEKLIETIGDQNDEH; encoded by the coding sequence TTGTCTAGGATCATTAAATCTTCTTTAGCAGAGACCCAGGATTTGAATCGTACAATCGGAATCAAAAAAATACAGCAAAAAATAATGGTACAGGAACATCTTACGCCTGAATCCAGGATGGAGATCTCCAAGCAGAAAGCGCAGAACATTTTGGAGGAAGCGGAACGCAGCTATGAAGAGATGACCGCAAGAATGGCAAAGGAACGAAGTGAACATGAAGCTTTCCTGGAAAACAGCAAAAAAGAATGGAACGGACAGGTCATCATTGAGCGCGATGAAGCTAGAAAAGAAGGCTTTCATGAGGGGTATGAGGCAGGTTTGATAGAAGGACGAACAAGTTATGAGAGTTTACTGGATCATGCGAGGGAAACGGTAGAGCGCTCAAAGCAGGATTATCAGCAGCGAGTTGAGTCTGCTGAACCTGTTATTATCGAACTTGCAGCAAAGATGGCCAGAAAACTTGTTGGTGAACTTTTGAAAGAAAATAAAGAAGCATGGACCGTGGTCTTAAAGGGTCTCATAAAAGAAGTCAGAGATTATCCTGAAGTGAAATTATATGTCCATCCGTACTGGTATGAAACGACACTGAACGCCAAACAGGAAATACAAAACGTTTTGATGCACACATCCGTCTTGTATATCTATCCGGATGAAAAACTCAGCGAAAACGGCTGCGTGGTTGAATTTCCGTTTGGCAGAATTGAGGGCGGCATGGACAGCCAGCTCAATGAATTGAAAGAAAAGCTGATAGAAACAATAGGTGATCAAAACGATGAACACTGA
- the fliI gene encoding flagellar protein export ATPase FliI: MNTDDLLESIDQIDTYKRFGKVTRVVGLMIESRGPKASIGDMCYIHTGSSHQKIKAEVVGFNEENVLLMPFTALKSISVGSLVEATRRPVQIKAGHALIGQVLDGLGNPLDGSTMLKGLSSFPSENDPPNPMRRPRIKESIELGVRSIDSLLTVGKGQRVGIFAGSGVGKSTLMGMIARNSTADLNVIALIGERGREVMDFIEKDLGEEGLRKSVVVVATSDQPALMRIKGALTATAIAEYFRSLGKDVMLMMDSVTRFAMAQREIGLAVGEPPTTKGYTPSVFAMLPKLLERSGTDVQGSITAFYTVLVDGDDLNEPISDTVRGILDGHLVLDRNLANKGQFPAVNLLKSISRVMSDIVDSDHRIAASRFRELLASYTDAEDLITIGAYKRGSSEKIDKAIEAYPKILSFLKQEVDEKASYYDSIYRLLSEFGGEQ, from the coding sequence ATGAACACTGATGACCTTCTGGAAAGCATTGATCAGATCGACACCTACAAGCGCTTTGGAAAGGTTACGAGAGTGGTAGGTTTAATGATTGAATCCCGTGGTCCGAAAGCTTCAATTGGGGATATGTGTTATATCCATACGGGCAGCAGCCATCAGAAGATAAAAGCGGAAGTCGTCGGGTTTAATGAAGAAAATGTACTTCTCATGCCGTTTACGGCACTAAAATCCATATCAGTAGGCAGCCTCGTAGAAGCGACGAGGCGCCCGGTTCAGATTAAAGCAGGCCACGCATTGATCGGACAGGTGCTTGACGGATTAGGGAACCCATTGGACGGAAGTACAATGCTGAAAGGGTTAAGCAGTTTCCCTTCTGAGAATGACCCGCCAAACCCGATGAGAAGGCCGAGGATAAAGGAAAGCATCGAACTTGGGGTGCGTTCCATCGACAGTCTCCTCACGGTTGGCAAAGGCCAGCGGGTCGGAATCTTTGCTGGAAGCGGGGTCGGAAAGTCAACCTTGATGGGGATGATCGCTAGAAACTCTACTGCCGATCTAAATGTTATCGCCCTTATCGGGGAACGTGGGCGAGAGGTTATGGATTTTATCGAAAAAGATCTTGGAGAAGAGGGACTCAGGAAATCAGTGGTTGTCGTCGCCACCTCTGATCAGCCTGCGCTGATGAGAATTAAAGGTGCACTGACCGCCACGGCCATTGCGGAATACTTCAGAAGCCTTGGAAAAGATGTCATGCTGATGATGGATTCGGTCACCCGTTTTGCCATGGCTCAGAGGGAAATTGGGCTTGCTGTCGGTGAGCCGCCAACAACGAAAGGATATACACCATCGGTATTCGCAATGCTGCCGAAGCTTTTAGAGCGTTCCGGTACGGATGTCCAGGGATCCATTACAGCTTTTTATACAGTGCTTGTAGATGGAGATGATCTGAATGAACCGATATCTGACACTGTCAGAGGGATACTTGACGGTCACCTCGTACTGGACAGGAACCTGGCTAATAAAGGCCAGTTTCCTGCGGTAAACTTGCTGAAAAGTATCAGCAGGGTAATGAGTGATATTGTAGACAGCGACCATCGGATAGCGGCCAGCCGGTTTCGCGAACTTCTTGCCTCCTACACGGATGCGGAGGATCTGATCACCATCGGAGCCTATAAAAGAGGATCATCAGAAAAAATAGACAAAGCCATTGAAGCTTACCCTAAAATCCTGTCTTTCTTAAAGCAGGAAGTTGATGAAAAGGCTTCATACTATGACTCGATTTATCGCTTGCTGAGTGAGTTTGGAGGAGAACAGTAA
- the fliJ gene encoding flagellar export protein FliJ, translated as MAFQFKMEKILALKTKEKEAVESEYGESVRMFESLAKSLYDLLRKKEEIEQHSDEQFRTRVVINELQQTQRFLLSLTQKISMVQSQVQKAREIMNITQQELVEKTIEVKKYEKLKEKQHADYQRFVTGIENQQNDEFSILRYINQ; from the coding sequence ATGGCATTTCAGTTTAAGATGGAAAAAATCTTGGCTCTAAAAACGAAAGAAAAAGAAGCTGTAGAGTCTGAGTACGGCGAGAGCGTAAGAATGTTTGAGAGCTTGGCGAAATCACTCTATGATCTTCTCAGGAAAAAAGAGGAGATAGAACAGCATTCGGATGAACAGTTCAGGACGAGGGTGGTCATCAATGAGCTTCAACAGACACAGCGTTTCCTGCTTTCTCTGACTCAAAAGATCAGCATGGTTCAATCACAGGTGCAGAAGGCCCGTGAGATCATGAATATAACACAGCAAGAACTGGTTGAAAAAACCATCGAAGTAAAGAAATATGAAAAACTGAAGGAAAAACAACATGCTGATTACCAGAGGTTCGTGACTGGAATAGAAAATCAGCAAAATGATGAGTTTTCCATTCTGCGCTACATTAACCAATGA